A stretch of DNA from Egibacteraceae bacterium:
GTGCGTCGACGGGGGTGGCTACCCCCCGGGGCTGCCCCTGCGGTCCCCGCCGGGCGAGCCCGCCTATGCTTCCTGGCATGCCGATCCGGGTCGTGCTGGCGGAGGACAGCTACCTCGTGCGCGAGGGTGTTCGCATGCTCATCGAGACGGAACCCGAGCTCGAGCTCACGGCGAGCTGCGGGGACCTCGACGCCCTCCTCGCGGCGGTCGAGGAGACCCAACCCGACGTCGTCCTCAGCGACATCCGCATGCCGCCGACCGGCACCGACGAGGGCATCCGCGCCGCCGCGCAGCTGCGGCAGACCCACCCCCAGACCGGGTTCGTGGTGCTGAGCCAGTACGTCGAGCCGGAGTACGCCCTCGCGCTGTTCCGGGACGGCTCCGAGCGCCGCGCCTACCTGTTGAAGGAGCGGGTGGCCGACCTCGACCAGCTGCTCGCCGCCATCCGGGCGGTCGCCTCCGGCGGGTCGGTCGTGGACCCCAAGGTCGTCGACGCGCTCGTCGAGGGTCGCTCGCGCCAGCAGCAGTCGACCCTCGACCGGCTGACGCCCCGCGAGCAGGAGGTCCTGGCCGAGATCGCCCAGGGCAAGAACA
This window harbors:
- a CDS encoding response regulator transcription factor, which codes for MPIRVVLAEDSYLVREGVRMLIETEPELELTASCGDLDALLAAVEETQPDVVLSDIRMPPTGTDEGIRAAAQLRQTHPQTGFVVLSQYVEPEYALALFRDGSERRAYLLKERVADLDQLLAAIRAVASGGSVVDPKVVDALVEGRSRQQQSTLDRLTPREQEVLAEIAQGKNNAAIASTLFLTERAVEKHINAIFSKLGLTDQRDTHRRVQAVLLYLAERGA